CTTCGCGCAGCTGCTCATCCAGGGCGAGCGCGTGGAAAAAGCGTATCAGCTGATCCGCGACTCGTTCGTGTTCACGGACAAGCGCCTGATCCTGACCGACGTGCAGGGGATGACGGGGTCCAAGACCGAGTACCACTCCATCCCCTACCGGGCCATCACCCACTTCAGCATCGAAACGTCCGGCACCTTCGACCTCGACGCCGAGCTCAAGATCTTCATCACCGGCGGAACTCACATCGCCAAGCGCTTCAACAAGAAGCTGAGCATCTACGAGCTGCAGACCGTGCTCGCCACCTACGTCCTCCGGTAGCGGCACACGATGAAGGCCACCATCCACGACCGGGTGCCCGGCGCCCGCCTGCGCGACATGGTGCCGCCGGCCTACCGCGACGCCGTCGTAAAGGACACGCGGCCCGACGGAGAATACTCGCTGCTCCTGTTCGACCACGCGGAGCGCGACGTGGTGCCCTCGCCGCCCGTGCGCAAGGCGCTGCGCCGGCTGGAAAACCCGGCGCAGGACGGCATCCTGGCGGTGGGCACGGTGTTCACGCAGGAGGCGCTGGCGCTGCTGGACGAAGCCGGCGCGCGCCCGGTGGCGTTCCGGACGGCCCTGTGGACGGACGAGTCTGCCCGGGCGCGCCAACTCTGAGGGGCGATGAACGCACGGCTTGCTCGATGGTGCGGGGGGTGTCACTCCGGAGGGGAGTCAGACGTTTCCAGACCGAACCGCGCCTGATCCGTCGATACCCGGAACCTGACCATGACCAGCAAGCTCGTTGCCTGCCTCGCGTTGCTCGCCCTGCCGTTGGCCGCCTGCGAAGAGCCGGACGGCGGTCCCTCGTACCTGCGCGCGTCGCTGAGCGGCGCCGTGGTCGAAGAGTACAACGGAAACGCCGAGTGGCACGTGGGCACGCCCGGCCCGGGCCAGCAGCAGTTCCAGATCGTTTCCGTGGGGCTGGGCACGGACAGCAACGACGACCAGTTCGCGCTGACGCGGTGGGACGGCGGCCGCCTGCGCGAAGGGCGCCACCCCGTCAGCCTGGTGGACCTGGGCGACGGGCAGGACTACCGCTTCCAGCCGAAGGGGATCACCATCCAGTACTTCCGCCGGGTGGACGGGCGGATGGAGCAGTTCGTGGCCGACAGCGGCTTCGTGGAGATTACACGCTCCACGTCCAACGAAGTCTCGGGCACGTTCACCATCACCGCCCTCCGCTACTGCATGATGGACGAGCGCACCCGGAACGAGGCGCCGGAGTGCTCCCGGCGGTGGCAGGATGTCAAGGGCACGCCCCGCATCACCGTCACCGGCACGTTCGTGTCTACGGAGTTCAATCCGGGTCCGGTCAGGATCGACTGATCCGGACCGCGGGCTTTGGCCTGAACGACGAACCGGCGCTGCGGGACACGATCCCGCGGCGCCGGTTCACGTTGCTGGCCCGCCCCGGATCCGGCGTGCCACGGCGCCGGCCGTTGCGATTGACGCATCGTTACGGCTGGTATCGGTGGATTGACGGGTACCCGCCCCGAGACGGCACACCCGTCCGAACGAGGCGGGCTCGTGCGTTCTCTCGCGAACCTGTCCGCGACCTGTTCCTCCAGGAGAATCCCCATGCGCTGGTTGAAGCCGCTGTCCGCACTCGCCCTCGTGACGACGCTGGCCGGATGTGAATCCATCTTCGGAAGCGGAAACGAGGAGCCCATCACCCGCCTGCCGCGCGCCCTCACCCAGTCGGAGCAGGACCTGATCGTCGCCAGCAACCGCTTCGGGTTCAACCTGCTTCGCGAGGTGAGCGCGCGCGACACGTCGTCCAACGTCTTCCTGTCCCCGCTGAGCGCGTCGATGGCGCTGGGGATGACGATGAACGGCGCGCGCGGCGAAACGTTCACGGGGATGCGCTCCACGCTGGGCTTCGGCACCATGGAGCCGGCGGAGATCAACGCCTCGTACCGCAGCCTGATCGACCTGCTGCTGGGGCTGGACGGCAACGTCGACATGCGCCTGGCCAACAGCATCTGGGTAGACCAGCAGTTTCCGCTGCACCCCGCGTTCGTGGAGTCCAGCCTGCAGCATTTCGACGCGCGGGTCACCGCGCTCGACTTCGGCAACCCCGCCTCGGTGAACACCATCAACGGGTGGGTGGACCAGGGCACCAACGGCAAGATCAAGCAGATCGTCGAGGGCATCGACGCCGGGGTGGTGATGTACCTGATCAACGCCGTGTACTTCAAGGGAAGCTGGACGCAGGAGTTCGATCCGGCGCGCACCAGCCCGGCCCCGTTCCACCGCGCGGACGGCGGCCAGCACCCCGTGCAGATGATGTTCATGCGCGACGCCAAGGTGCGTACCGTGATGAACGACCAGGTGCAGATGGTGGACCTGGCGTACGGACGTGGCGCCTTTTCCATGACGCTGGTTCTGCCCCCCCACGGGCAGCCCCTGCGGCAGTGGGCGGCGGGGGTGACGGACGAGAAGTGGCAGGGGTGGATCGCCCAGCTGCGCGACACCGAGATGGACGTTTCGTTGCCGCGCTTTCGCCTGGAGTACGACGAGGTGCTGAACAACACGCTCATGGCGCTGGGGATGGGCACGGCGTTCCACCAGGTGGCGGCGGACTTCAGCGGGATGTCGCCCCTGGGGGCGGACCTGTTCATCACCAACGTCAAGCAGAAGACGTTCATCGACGTGAACGAGAAGGGCACCGAGGCCGCGGCCGCCACCTCTGTGGAAATGGGGGTGACCAGCGCGCCGCCCTCCTTCCGCGCCGACCGGCCCTTCCTGGTGGCCATCCGCGAGCGGCACAGCGGCACCATCCTGTTCGTGGGCCTGATCGGCGATCCGCGCAGCCAGTGACGCGGACGCGACGCCCGTCGCAGGAGAAA
This sequence is a window from Longimicrobium sp.. Protein-coding genes within it:
- a CDS encoding PH domain-containing protein is translated as MGLLSGVLGNASEIEPGKAQADFAQLLIQGERVEKAYQLIRDSFVFTDKRLILTDVQGMTGSKTEYHSIPYRAITHFSIETSGTFDLDAELKIFITGGTHIAKRFNKKLSIYELQTVLATYVLR
- a CDS encoding serpin family protein is translated as MRWLKPLSALALVTTLAGCESIFGSGNEEPITRLPRALTQSEQDLIVASNRFGFNLLREVSARDTSSNVFLSPLSASMALGMTMNGARGETFTGMRSTLGFGTMEPAEINASYRSLIDLLLGLDGNVDMRLANSIWVDQQFPLHPAFVESSLQHFDARVTALDFGNPASVNTINGWVDQGTNGKIKQIVEGIDAGVVMYLINAVYFKGSWTQEFDPARTSPAPFHRADGGQHPVQMMFMRDAKVRTVMNDQVQMVDLAYGRGAFSMTLVLPPHGQPLRQWAAGVTDEKWQGWIAQLRDTEMDVSLPRFRLEYDEVLNNTLMALGMGTAFHQVAADFSGMSPLGADLFITNVKQKTFIDVNEKGTEAAAATSVEMGVTSAPPSFRADRPFLVAIRERHSGTILFVGLIGDPRSQ